The Deinococcus sp. KNUC1210 nucleotide sequence CATCTCTTCCAGGCTCAGCTTGCGCTTCTGACGGGCTTCCTCGACGGTGCGGCGCGTGTCCACACGGGCTGAAACCTTCTCGCGGGCGGTGTGCTCGTTGCTGGCACTCGCCACCTTGTCGCCGCTGACCGGCGCTTCCGAGAAGCCCAGAACCTGTACCGGGGTGCTGGGACCAGCACTCTTGATGCGGTTGCCCGCCGAATCCATCAGCGCCTTGATCTTGCCGTAGGTTTCGCCCACCACCAGGAAATCACCGACGTTCACGGTACCCTGCTGCACCATCACGGTGGCGAGCACGCCCGACTGCTTGTCCACCTTGCTCTCGATGATGACGCCGCTGAATTCACCCTTCGGATCGGCGCGCAGGTCTTCGAGTTCGGCGGTCAGCGAGATGTATTCCAGCAGGTCTTCCACGCCCTCGCCGGTCTTGGCGCTCACTGGCACGACCACCGTGTCACCGCCGTACTCTTCCGGCACCAGATTCACGCTGGTCAGGTCGGTCTTGACGCGCTCGACATCGGCCTGGGGCAGATCGATCTTGTTGATCGCCACGATCAGCGGCACTTTGGCAGCCTGTGCGTGGGCAATCGCCTCGCGGGTCTGCGGCATGATGCTGTCGTCGGCAGCGACCACGATGATGGCGATGTCAGCGACGTTGGCTCCGCGTGCGCGGATGGTGGTGAAGGCTTCGTGGCCCGGCGTGTCGATAAAGACGATGCGGCCCTTGCTGGTCTGCGCCTCGAAGGCACCGACGTGCTGGGTGATGCCGCCCGCTTCCTTGGCCGCGACCTTCGTCTTGCGGATGTAGTCGAGCAGCGAGGTCTTGCCGTGATCGACGTGACCCATGATGGTCACGACAGGGGCGCGGTGCGGAATTTCGGGAGCCTGCACGGGGGGGCCTCCTGAACGGCGACAGCGGAAGATGCCTGTCCTGACGCGGCCTGAGCTGCGGTGGACGGCACAGAATTGGAAGTGGGTGCGGTCACATCATCCTTATGGTGCTGGGGAGAGGGTGCGGCTTGGCCTTGCGGCGCGGCGGTGCTCTGGGCAGGTGTCTGAGTGGGTTCCGGTTGATCGGTGGAGGCGTTTCCGGTGCTCTGAGTCGCTGCGGCACCTGCACTCTCTTCGGCCAGAATGCCCTTGATGGCTTCTACGGTGTCTTCGTCGAGCGTACTCGAGACGCTCTTGTAGCTCACGCCCAGGCTGTCCAGAATTTCCAGCAACTTCTGATTGTCAACGCTCAGATCCTTGGCGAGGGTATAGATTCGGACTTTCGACATACTCACCTCCGGTGAGGCCCGCCTCTGGGGGCGGGAGATTGTTCAGTTCTTTATTCCATAGCAGGGTGTTGAACATGGCGGGAGGCGTTGTTCGCCTGTCTGCGGGTGGACTCTGGAAGAGGAAGGCCGGGCAGCGCAGCCGTCAGCACCGCGCTCAGGGCTGGAGCCTGCGCTCCGAAGGCCCGCCGCAGCCGTTTCTCGGTCCAGCAGCTCGGCGAATCGGCGCACACATACGCCCCGCGCCCGCTGCGAACGCCGGGCTGCAAGGCCCATACGCCCGCCGTCCGTACCAGCCGCAGAAACTCGGGCTGAGGACGTTTGCGGCGGCAGGCCACACAGCTCCGCTCGGGAACGTGGCTGGGCCTTGGGGCGAGGGCGTCCATGCAGGATCAGTCCTGAATGTCCTGGGTGCCGTCGGGCGAGGCGGTCGCCACGCTCTTGGCGTCCTTGAACAGCGCGTCGAAGGCACTCTTGGCGCTGCTGCTGGTTTCGCTGCTCATCGCCTCTTCCTGCATCGCCTGCTGCATCGCGGCGTCCAGGTCGGAAACGGCCTGCGTCTCGCGCAGATCGATCTTGAACCCGGTCAGCTTGGCTGCCAGACGCACGTTCTGACCGCCCTTGCCAATCGCCAGCGAGAGCTGATCGGGCGTGACCGTCACGTTGGCCTCACCGCTGTCCACATTGACCTCGATAAAGCCGACCTTGGCGGGCGACAGCGCGTTGCGGATGAACTCGCGGGTGTTGCCGTCCCACAAAATCACGTCCACGCGCTCGCGGCCCAGTTCGCCCGTCACTGCCTGGATGCGGTTGCCACGGTGCCCGATGCACGCGCCGATAGGATCGACGTTGCTGTTGTGCGAGAACACCGCCACCTTGCTGCGCTGTCCGGCTTCACGGGCAATCGCCTTGACTTCCACGATGCCGTTGGCGACCTCGGGAATCTCCTGGCGCAGCAGGTAATCGAGCAGGCGCTCGTCGGCGCGGCTCGCCAGAATGGTCGGGCCTTTGGGAGTCTTGCGAACTTCCTTCAGGTACACCTTGACGCGGTTGCCGTTCAGCAGCCTCTCGCCGGGAATCTGCTCGCGGGGCGGCAGAATGGCTTCGCCCGCACCCAGCTCCACGAAGTAGTTCTGCTTGTTGTCCATCCGGACGACCGTGGCATTGATGACCTGGCCTTCCTTGTCCTTGTACTCGTTGAAGACCAGGTTGCGCTCGGTTTCGCGCATCTTCTGGGTCAGCGTCTGTTTGGCGGCCTGAAGCGCGATGCGCGAGAACTTCTCACGGTCGACCGGGAACTCCATCTCCATCCCGATCTCGACTTCCGGATCGAGTTCCAGCGCGTCGGCCAGCGAGATCTGAACGTTCTCGTCCTCGACCTTCTCGACCACCTCGCGCACGATCAGCACTTCCAGCTCGCCGCTCTCGGGGTCCAGGTGCACCTCGACGCGCTTGTCGGGTTCGACATTACGGTTGTACGCCTGCGACAGCGACTGCTCGAACGCCTCGATCAGCGCCAGCTCGTTGATGTTTCGGGCCTGCGCCACTTCGCGCAGTGCCTCGGCAAAATTGGGGATATCGGACTGGGTCATATCACTTCCTTTCTGGGAATGAGTGATGGGTGCTGAGTGTTGTGGCAGTTGAAACGGGTGCTCTCACGCAATCCATCGGGCGGTCCGCCAACTTCTTTCGCCTCACTCATCACACATCACGATGTTTACCGGTGTTCTGGTGGAAATTCGGCCAGATTCGCCTGAAAATCGCCGATTCGGAGCGTGACCGGGCCGTTGTCGGTGTCGAAGGTCACGTCGTCGCCCTGCACTGCCGCGATGGGCGCAGTGAAGGTGTGGCCGCCGCCGCGCACCTTGGCTTTCAGGCCATGCATCCGCTCGAAGTGGCGACTTCTGAGCAGCGGGCGCTTGGCTCCGGGCGATTCCAGTTCGAGGCGGTATTCGCTGCGAATCGGGTCGAGGCGGTCGTATTCGTCGCCCACGGCGCGGCTCGCCGCTGTCAGGTCTTCGATGCTGACCGGCTGTTCGTCGAGGCGGTCGATTCGCACGACCACCACCGGGTTTCTGCCGGGGTTCTGAATCTGCACCTCCAGGACCTCGAAGCCAAGTGGTGTAAGGACATGGGCAGCGATGCTCTGGAGATTCTGGCTCTGGCCCGCAGGCGAGGCCGCTGAAGCGCTTGAATTGTCTGGGTTGTGGGCTGAAGAATCCGTCATAAATTGTCCCGCCGGAGCGGGTTGTTCACCTCCTCCACGAAAAAGGTGGGAAGCACTCCCACCTCACGTCCGAGGATTTCTGAGAAGAGTATACCTCAAGGCGGCCCAAACTTGCTGCTCTGAGCACGATTGGGGCATTCAGACGGCGTTAGGATCGTGTATGCATCCTCAAAAGTTCGTGCTCGTTGCCCTGCTGGGTCTGAGTTCTGTGACAGTGGCGGCTCCTGCATCCGGCTTCCTGTCGCCCGCTCAGCTCCAGGCGGCGCTGACGGCGCGGGCCAGGGGCCAGCAGACCTTCACGCTCATCAACGTGCATATTCCCTATGAAGGGCGCATCGCGGGCACCGATCTGCTGCTGCCTTACGACACCATCGGCCAGAACAAGAAGTTGCCCGCCAACAAGAAAGCGGCGCTCATCCTGTACTGCCGTTCGGGCAACATGAGCGCCCAGGCGCGGAGCACGCTCAATCAGCTGGGCTATACCAACGTGCGGGAATTGCAGGGCGGTTTCGATGCCTGGAAAGACGCAGGCTATCCCCTGAAATAGAGAACATAGAAAACAGGGGAGAGCGAGGAGCGCTGTTCGTCAGGTTCTTCTGCTCGCTAGCTGCGCTGGGGATGGTACGACTCGATCTGGATCACGCCGTCCTGCAACCTCGCCAGTTCCGCCTCTGCCTTCTCCTGCATGCGCTTCATGCTTTCCAGCATGTTGTCCTCGGCGCTGCGGGCCACGGCTCCGGCGATGCGGATCTGGGCGCTGGCGATGGGCCGTGCGTACACGATGGCGTCGCTTCGGCCCTCGGCACCGGCATGGACCACCCCGCGCAGCGCTCCCAGCACGATGATATCGCCGCCCGCCACCAGCTCTGCGCCGGGGTTCACGTCGCCCAGCACCACCACGCTGCCCCGGTATTCTCCCCGGAAGCCTGCCCGCAGACCGTGATGGACCACCACCGTCTGAGAGCTGTCGAGGGTGGGTGGCGCTTCGCTTCGCTGCATGGGTGGCGGCGCGGCAGGTACGTCGCTCGGGCTCGGAGCAGCAGCAGTAGGGGCGGGGGCAGGAGCGGCAGTCTGACGAGGGCCGCGCACTCGTCCGAGTTCGCCGCCCGCCGCCTGCACTGCGGCAAAGGCTGCCTGAAGTGCGCCTGCATCGGCATCAGCGGCCAGTTCGATGGTCACGCGCTGTGACAGGAGTTCCTGCCGCTCCCGCAGTCCAGTTTCCAGCGTCTCCTGGGTGTCCGACGCTTCGATCAACAGATTCAGGCCGCCCAGAGCGCCGCGCAGTTTCATATATGAGAAGTCTAGCAGCCGTGCGTCAGTTTCAAAATACCCCCGGAATACCCGCACTCAAGGCCGTTCCAGACGGCGACGAGCCGAAACCGTGGAGTACATTTCGCTGTTTTTCGTCACATGATGTAGTACGATGGGGCATGCAGATTTTGGAGGGTAACATTCGTGCAGCTTGATTCTGGTGCGGTGGCTGAGGGCCGCATTACGCGCGTCACCGACTTCGGCGCGTTTATTCAGTTCGAGAACGGTGAGACGGGTCTGGTGCACATCTCCCAGATCGCCCACAGCTTCGTGAGGAACATTCACGATCACGTTCACGAAGGCGACACCATCGAGGTCAAGGTGCTGGGCCGCGACGAGCGAGGCCGCCTCGATCTCTCGATCAAAGAGCTGCTGGAGGAGCCGGAAGAAATTCCTCGGCCCCGCGCCATCGGACGCCAGAGTCCGCAGTTCGAAGCCAAGCTGAGAAGCTTCATGCGGGACGCCAAGGAGCGTGGCCCCGGCAGCATCGGCGCGACCAAAAAGGGCAGCACCAGCGGCAAGCGCAAGAAATAAACCCGGGCAGGACAGACAGCAGGGCGGGGCATTCGATGTGAATGCCCCGCCCTGCTGTCTGCTGCTGCGGCTTACTCCTGCGAGGTGATAAACGGCAGGTTGCGGTCAAGCTGGCTGCGGTCCAAGCCGTAGCCATAAACGAAGGCGTCGGGAATGGTAAAGCCCAGATAATCGACGGGCACCTCGATACGGCGGCGCGAAGGCTTGCTCAGCAGCGCCGCCACCTTGAGCGAGGCCGGGCCGCGCCCGCTGAGATAATGCAGCAGATAGTGCATGGTGATGCCGGTATCCACGATGTCTTCGACCAGAATCACGTGTCGACCCGACAGCGGGAAGTTCAGATCCTTGACCAGTTTGACTTCGCCGCTCGACTGTTTGGCGTCGCCGTAGCTGCTGGTCTGAAGAAAATCGACGGTCAGCGGCATCTTGATGGCCCGCACCAGATCGGCGTGGAACATGAATGCGCCGTTCAGCACGCAGATCAGATGAGGTTCCTTGCCCTCGTACTCCTGCGCGATCTGCTGCGCGATTTCACCGATGCGGGCCATCAGTTGGGCTTCTGTGATCTGAACCGGTCCGGTGCCCGGCTTGTGTTGGCCTGTCCTGCTGGTCATGCCGCCAAGCCTAACACCCAACATGAAGATTGGGGAAGAGGCCAACGACCGGAGAGCGGCGCAGGGGGCGTGCCCTATACTCGGACTGTGACGACCACGCAGCATTCAGCACTGTACGGAGAGAAGCGCGAGGGCGTGCTGGGCCGCATCGTGCGCGAACGAATGCACGACTACGCCGCAGCCGATCCCGAACTGGGTGCGGCGCGGCCCACCTACGGCCGCTTCCGCGCGGCGCTGGCCGGGCCCGGGCTGTCGCTGATCGCCGAGGTCAAGCGGGCCAGTCCCAGCCAGGGAGCCATCGCGCCGCTCGATCCGGCGCAGGCGGCGCAGGCCTACCAGACGGGGGGCGCAGCGGCCCTGAGCGTGCTGACCGAGCCCAGGCACTTCGACGGCAACCGGGAAGCGCTGCTGGAGGTGGTGGCAGCAGCGAGGATTCCGGCGCTCCGCAAGGATTTCGTGGTGCATCCGGCGATGCTGCGCGAGGCGGCCGACTGGGGCGCGAGCGCCGCGCTGCTGATGGTGAGCGTGCTGGGCGAGCAGACTGCCGCCTATCTGGAAGCCGCCCGCCATCTGGGGCTGGACGCACTGGTCGAAGTTCATGACGAGGACGAACTGGATATTGCCATCGGCAGTGGAGCCGACCTGATCGGGGTGAACAACCGCGACCTGACCACGCTGGCGATCAGCCTCGACAATGCCCCGCGCCTGAGCCGACGTGCCAGGGAACTGGGCTTCGGGGGCCTGCTGGTGGCCGAGAGCGGCTACCGCACCGCCCACGATCTGGACAGCGTGCGTGGACTGACCGACGCGGTGCTGGTGGGCAGCAGTCTGGCGGCCAGCCGCGATCTGGCACAGGCCGTGCGCGAACTGCTGGCCTGAATGTCGCCGGCCGAACTGCACTTTCTGGGCACGTCCGACAGCAAGGGCGTGCCCCGTTTCTGGTGCGGCTGCGCGGTGTGCCAGGAAGCCAGAACGACCGCAGCCAACCGGCGAACGCGCTCCAGTGCCCTGGTACGGCACGGGGCAGACACGCTGTTGCTCGACTGCGGCCCCGACCTGCACGCTCAGCTCGCCCGCCTCGACACGCCGCTGATTCCCAGCGCGGTGCTGATCTCGCATGCCCACAACGATCACATGCTGGGCCTGGGTGATCTGCTCGATTACGTCGGTTACGCCGGGGGTCGCCTGAACATCTATGCGCCCGAGAAGGTGATTCCGCAGCTTCAGGAGCGTTTTACCTATGCGTTCCGAGGCAACGGATTTCACCGCGCCGCGCCGGTACAGCCGTTGCCGCCACAGGGTCTGGACGTGTGCGGCTACACCGTTCGGGCCTTTGAGGTGCCGCACGGCGCGAACGGCACCTCACATGCCTTCCGCTTCGATTCGCCCACGCACCGCTGGGTGTACATGACCGATGCTCTCGATGTGCCCGCCGACATCGCCGCGTGCTGGCTCAGCAATCTGCATCTGCTGGTGCTGGGTGCCTCGTTCTATGACGAGTCAGCAGCAGAACGAAAAGGACGCAGCGTCTATGACGTGCTGGAAGCGCTGCGCCTGCCCTGGGCACGGGCGGCGGGCCACGTCCTGCTCTCGCATCTGTCGCACGATGTCGATGTGAGGCAACCATTGCCGGGTGAAGGCTTCAGGTACGCCCGAGAGGGTCTGTGCGTCGAGCTGGGCTGACCCTCAATCTGCCAGCAGCACACCGTACAGGCACGCCTTGAAAAAGCCGTTCCAGGCATACGGCCAGGTCTGTCCACTGGACAGCAGCGCCGGATTGTTGTGCCAGCCAGGGCCGGTGAAGTACGTCTGCGCCGAGATGTGCGGGCGGGCCGACTTGCCTTCCTGTTCATCCAGATAGCCGACCATGCGCGAGGCGGTCAGCAGCAGCCCTGCGCGGGCGTTGGCGAGGGCGCGGCGGGCCTCCGCTTCGTTCTCGGGAAAGGGCTGGCCCAGATTCAGCCCCAGTTCGTGAAAGCGCGACTTCTGAAGCAGGGCGTCCTGCCACGACATCTGGGCCAGTCCGACCGTCTGGCTGAGGTTGCCGCTCAGACCACTTTCCCCCAGGCTCTCACTGGTTCGCAGCGCCACGGTATCGGTCAGTGTCCTCAGGACGCCGGCCAGGCCGTACAGCTTGCCCTGGCCGCTCTGCTCGTTGTCGACGATGGCGGCCAGCATGCCGGGGGCCAGATGCGCGGCACTCGCGGCAGCCTGGAGATCCTGGGCGTGTCCCAGCACCGTCCGTACCGCCATCGGCACAGGGGCGGCGGCTTCCAGCTCTGCCGCGCCGCGTAGCCCCGCTCTGGGAGCCTGATTTGGCGCACGGCTGGGCACAGTAGCCCACGACAGGAAGCGCAGCCACTCCTCGGTATTGTTCAGGGCCGCTTCCGGGCTGGAAAATACGCTGCGCCGGCCCCGCGCCTGATTCTGATTGCGGATCTCTGCTGTCAGCAGCGTCAGCAGGGCCTGAGTACGTGCCTCGCCCAGCAGCGGCCATGCCTGCAAAAACACCTGAAAGTGCTGCTCACTGAGCGTGATGCGCCTGCGCTCACCCACCTGCAATTCATCGAGGGCACTCTGGAAGGTCTGCACCTGGCGGGCATAGGCCTGCACCTCGGCGCTGGTGCTGTGCGGCGTGGTCAGCAGCGGCAGGGTCAGGGGCGCAGTCTGCGGCGGATGAAGCAGCCGGTCGATCAGGGGGCCGCCGTCGGGCTGAAGGCCACCGCCACCGCCGCCACCGCCAGACTGACGAGCCGCCCGCGTCGAAGACGGGTTGGATCGACGCGCTGCACAGCCATGCCTTTAGCGTAGGGGCTGGCGCAGAGGGAGGCAAGTCCAGATGAACGCTGCCGCAAGCCCTTCCCCGAAGGCAACACAAAAGGCAGCAGGCCCGCACCGAAAAGGGCGGGCCTGCTGAAGGTGCTGCTGTGCTGAAGTGGGTTAGCCTTTCACCGCGCCTGCCGTCAGACCCGAGACGATATTGCGCTGGAAGATGAGGACCAGAGCGATCAGCGGCACCGTCACCACGATGCTGGCCGCCATGATCGGCCCCCACGGCTGGTCGAACTGCGACGCGCCCGAGAAGTTGGCGATGACCGGCGGAATGGTGCGGTTGCTGCTGGTAAAGGTCAGTGCAAACAGGTACTCGTTCCAGCAGTTGATGAAAGCCAGCAGGCC carries:
- a CDS encoding YlxR family protein, whose amino-acid sequence is MDALAPRPSHVPERSCVACRRKRPQPEFLRLVRTAGVWALQPGVRSGRGAYVCADSPSCWTEKRLRRAFGAQAPALSAVLTAALPGLPLPESTRRQANNASRHVQHPAME
- the nusA gene encoding transcription termination factor NusA encodes the protein MTQSDIPNFAEALREVAQARNINELALIEAFEQSLSQAYNRNVEPDKRVEVHLDPESGELEVLIVREVVEKVEDENVQISLADALELDPEVEIGMEMEFPVDREKFSRIALQAAKQTLTQKMRETERNLVFNEYKDKEGQVINATVVRMDNKQNYFVELGAGEAILPPREQIPGERLLNGNRVKVYLKEVRKTPKGPTILASRADERLLDYLLRQEIPEVANGIVEVKAIAREAGQRSKVAVFSHNSNVDPIGACIGHRGNRIQAVTGELGRERVDVILWDGNTREFIRNALSPAKVGFIEVNVDSGEANVTVTPDQLSLAIGKGGQNVRLAAKLTGFKIDLRETQAVSDLDAAMQQAMQEEAMSSETSSSAKSAFDALFKDAKSVATASPDGTQDIQD
- the rimP gene encoding ribosome maturation factor RimP; translation: MTDSSAHNPDNSSASAASPAGQSQNLQSIAAHVLTPLGFEVLEVQIQNPGRNPVVVVRIDRLDEQPVSIEDLTAASRAVGDEYDRLDPIRSEYRLELESPGAKRPLLRSRHFERMHGLKAKVRGGGHTFTAPIAAVQGDDVTFDTDNGPVTLRIGDFQANLAEFPPEHR
- a CDS encoding rhodanese-like domain-containing protein — translated: MHPQKFVLVALLGLSSVTVAAPASGFLSPAQLQAALTARARGQQTFTLINVHIPYEGRIAGTDLLLPYDTIGQNKKLPANKKAALILYCRSGNMSAQARSTLNQLGYTNVRELQGGFDAWKDAGYPLK
- a CDS encoding septum site-determining protein MinC, with protein sequence MKLRGALGGLNLLIEASDTQETLETGLRERQELLSQRVTIELAADADAGALQAAFAAVQAAGGELGRVRGPRQTAAPAPAPTAAAPSPSDVPAAPPPMQRSEAPPTLDSSQTVVVHHGLRAGFRGEYRGSVVVLGDVNPGAELVAGGDIIVLGALRGVVHAGAEGRSDAIVYARPIASAQIRIAGAVARSAEDNMLESMKRMQEKAEAELARLQDGVIQIESYHPQRS
- a CDS encoding S1 RNA-binding domain-containing protein; the encoded protein is MQLDSGAVAEGRITRVTDFGAFIQFENGETGLVHISQIAHSFVRNIHDHVHEGDTIEVKVLGRDERGRLDLSIKELLEEPEEIPRPRAIGRQSPQFEAKLRSFMRDAKERGPGSIGATKKGSTSGKRKK
- the hpt gene encoding hypoxanthine phosphoribosyltransferase, producing the protein MTSRTGQHKPGTGPVQITEAQLMARIGEIAQQIAQEYEGKEPHLICVLNGAFMFHADLVRAIKMPLTVDFLQTSSYGDAKQSSGEVKLVKDLNFPLSGRHVILVEDIVDTGITMHYLLHYLSGRGPASLKVAALLSKPSRRRIEVPVDYLGFTIPDAFVYGYGLDRSQLDRNLPFITSQE
- the trpC gene encoding indole-3-glycerol phosphate synthase TrpC, translating into MHDYAAADPELGAARPTYGRFRAALAGPGLSLIAEVKRASPSQGAIAPLDPAQAAQAYQTGGAAALSVLTEPRHFDGNREALLEVVAAARIPALRKDFVVHPAMLREAADWGASAALLMVSVLGEQTAAYLEAARHLGLDALVEVHDEDELDIAIGSGADLIGVNNRDLTTLAISLDNAPRLSRRARELGFGGLLVAESGYRTAHDLDSVRGLTDAVLVGSSLAASRDLAQAVRELLA
- a CDS encoding MBL fold metallo-hydrolase, coding for MSPAELHFLGTSDSKGVPRFWCGCAVCQEARTTAANRRTRSSALVRHGADTLLLDCGPDLHAQLARLDTPLIPSAVLISHAHNDHMLGLGDLLDYVGYAGGRLNIYAPEKVIPQLQERFTYAFRGNGFHRAAPVQPLPPQGLDVCGYTVRAFEVPHGANGTSHAFRFDSPTHRWVYMTDALDVPADIAACWLSNLHLLVLGASFYDESAAERKGRSVYDVLEALRLPWARAAGHVLLSHLSHDVDVRQPLPGEGFRYAREGLCVELG